A window of Mixophyes fleayi isolate aMixFle1 chromosome 10, aMixFle1.hap1, whole genome shotgun sequence contains these coding sequences:
- the DDX28 gene encoding putative ATP-dependent RNA helicase DDX28, whose protein sequence is MRSLRRFVETHLPGHIHEEHVMLTVGEIMLQVRVPLFRIALAFSTSELPVIRLPRRTDLWLESRENQNGPILTPRGGKLLISTRRRELIQFSRDTCGQWEQPSLVSRGWKHSQSHGDYFTINRQQAQRRWPETDDTFHSLDLNPTVVSALDALKITSPTWMQKQTIPILLRGSNVLCASETGSGKTLVYLIPILQKLITQPGDSGSSDPRSLILVPSRELADQVTSVARRLTARMGLTVRFAGGGRGRKGIVKQFDKSKLDILVATPGALVKALKWNELRLDDLCFLALDEADTLFDDTFSELVEEILMQTRIASLASEVQGPEKKAQLAVIGATFPKGVGQLLSKMTDLGGIYTIKSKRLHFLMPHVRQTFKKLRGSDKISELVELLTKQAVEKHGSGVLVFCNTSKTVNWLGYILNDHDIKHSRLHGQMPADMRIGIFESFQKGHSNVLVCTDIASRGLDSCRVETVVNYDFPPTLQDYLHRAGRVGRVGSECQGSVVSFVTHAWDVELVQKIETAARKRCSLPGMESRIKEPIQTNDLLKDDQERV, encoded by the coding sequence ATGCGCTCATTGCGTAGATTTGTTGAGACGCATTTGCCTGGTCACATTCATGAAGAACACGTTATGCTGACTGTGGGTGAGATTATGCTGCAGGTCAGGGTCCCACTATTTAGAATTGCCCTAGCCTTTTCTACCTCTGAGTTGCCGGTTATTCGTCTCCCTCGACGTACGGACTTATGGCTGGAGAGCCGAGAAAACCAGAACGGACCTATCTTAACCCCCCGGGGAGGAAAGCTTTTGATTAGTACTCGCAGGCGGGAGCTTATTCAGTTCTCCCGGGATACCTGCGGCCAGTGGGAACAACCCTCGCTGGTGAGCCGAGGATGGAAACACAGTCAGTCGCATGGGGATTATTTTACCATTAACAGACAGCAGGCTCAGCGCCGTTGGCCGGAGACAGATGACACCTTCCATTCCCTCGATCTGAATCCTACAGTGGTTTCTGCTCTGGATGCCCTGAAAATCACGAGCCCTACCTGGATGCAGAAACAGACGATCCCGATTCTGCTCCGGGGCAGCAATGTGTTATGTGCTTCAGAGACTGGAAGTGGCAAAACCCTGGTCTATTTGATTCCCATTCTGCAGAAACTAATCACCCAGCCAGGCGATTCTGGCTCATCTGACCCTCGCAGCTTGATACTAGTGCCTTCCAGAGAGCTTGCAGACCAGGTCACATCGGTAGCTCGACGACTAACTGCACGCATGGGATTAACTGTACGTTTTGCAGGAGGGGGTCGAGGTCGTAAAGGAATAGTGAAGCAGTTTGATAAGAGCAAATTAGATATATTAGTGGCTACCCCTGGGGCCCTCGTGAAAGCTTTGAAGTGGAATGAACTCCGTTTGGACGATCTTTGCTTTCTTGCTTTGGATGAGGCTGACACGCTTTTTGACGATACTTTCTCTGAACTTGTTGAAGAAATTCTAATGCAAACTCGGATAGCTTCCCTTGCCAGCGAAGTGCAAGGTCCTGAAAAGAAAGCCCAGTTAGCAGTTATTGGAGCCACTTTCCCTAAAGGTGTTGGTCAACTGCTTAGTAAGATGACAGATCTTGGTGGTATCTACACCATCAAAAGTAAGAGACTGCATTTTCTCATGCCCCATGTTAGGCAGACATTTAAGAAACTGAGAGGATCAGACAAAATCTCAGAACTAGTGGAGTTGCTCACAAAACAGGCAGTAGAGAAACATGGTTCTGGAGTTCTTGTCTTTTGTAACACCTCAAAAACAGTTAACTGGCTGGGTTATATATTGAATGACCATGACATCAAGCACTCCCGGCTCCATGGGCAAATGCCTGCAGATATGCGTATTGGTATTTTTGAATCTTTTCAGAAAGGCCACAGTAATGTGTTAGTCTGCACAGACATAGCTTCCAGGGGTCTTGACAGTTGTAGGGTTGAAACTGTGGTAAACTATGACTTTCCACCCACTCTACAGGATTATCTGCATAGAGCAGGAAGAGTGGGTCGTGTTGGTAGTGAGTGTCAAGGCAGCGTTGTGAGTTTTGTAACACATGCTTGGGATGTTGAACTTGTGCAGAAAATTGAAACTGCTGCTCGGAAGAGATGCAGCCTACCTGGCATGGAGTCCAGGATAAAGGAACCTATCCAGACCAATGACCTTTTAAAAGATGATCAAGAGAGGGTGTAA